One Cellulomonas sp. Y8 DNA segment encodes these proteins:
- a CDS encoding HAD family phosphatase, producing the protein MATAPDRPTAVLDGLDAVLFDLDGVLTPTAVVHMHAWARLFAPLLDARGAAPYTDADYFAHIDGKPRYEGVRSLLASRGIELPWGDPTDSPDTETVCGLGNRKNAVFTQVLETEGVTPYPGSVRLVDALLAQGREVAVVSSSRNAVPVLAAAGLTDRFPLVVDGLVAAAQGLAGKPDPATYLYAAEQLGVPRERAVVVEDAESGVASGRAGAFGLVIGVDRGAGADVLREQGADLVVDDLAELVTTTDDTDEHESTLP; encoded by the coding sequence GTGGCAACCGCACCCGACCGCCCCACCGCGGTCCTCGACGGCCTCGACGCCGTCCTGTTCGACCTGGACGGGGTCCTCACCCCCACCGCCGTCGTGCACATGCACGCCTGGGCGCGGCTGTTCGCGCCCCTGCTCGACGCCCGCGGGGCCGCGCCGTACACCGACGCGGACTACTTCGCGCACATCGACGGCAAGCCGCGCTACGAGGGCGTGCGGTCCCTCCTGGCGTCCCGCGGGATCGAGCTGCCCTGGGGCGACCCGACCGACTCCCCCGACACCGAGACGGTCTGCGGCCTCGGAAACCGGAAGAACGCCGTCTTCACCCAGGTGCTCGAGACCGAGGGCGTCACGCCCTACCCGGGCTCGGTCCGGCTGGTCGACGCGCTGCTCGCGCAGGGCCGCGAGGTCGCCGTGGTGTCGAGCAGCCGGAACGCGGTGCCCGTGCTGGCCGCCGCGGGCCTCACCGACCGGTTCCCGCTCGTCGTCGACGGCCTGGTGGCCGCGGCGCAGGGCCTGGCGGGCAAGCCGGACCCGGCGACGTACCTGTACGCCGCCGAGCAGCTCGGCGTCCCGCGCGAGCGCGCGGTCGTCGTCGAGGACGCCGAGTCCGGCGTCGCCTCCGGCCGCGCCGGGGCGTTCGGGCTCGTCATCGGCGTGGACCGCGGCGCGGGCGCCGACGTGCTGCGCGAGCAGGGGGCAGACCTGGTGGTGGACGACCTCGCGGAGCTCGTCACCACGACCGACGACACCGACGAGCACGAGAGCACCCTGCCGTGA
- a CDS encoding substrate-binding domain-containing protein produces the protein MRLAVEHLAERGHRRIGFVGWPADGAGGDARRAAWSAATAGAEGTRGPEVTASSDDPDAAAAVVAPLLGRPGAAPTALVCASDALALGALAAVVDAGATPGRDVAITGFDDSDLASFARPGLTSLRQPIRLVAQTLVEQVLDRLGVGLGHRPAPAGLVPPELVVRDSSAGPAPRDAVAGPTSRTTAA, from the coding sequence GTGCGGCTCGCGGTCGAGCACCTGGCCGAGCGCGGCCACCGGCGCATCGGGTTCGTCGGCTGGCCCGCGGACGGGGCCGGTGGCGACGCGCGGCGCGCGGCCTGGAGCGCGGCGACGGCCGGCGCCGAGGGCACCCGCGGACCCGAGGTCACGGCCAGCTCGGACGACCCGGACGCGGCCGCCGCGGTCGTCGCCCCGCTGCTCGGGCGGCCGGGCGCCGCCCCGACCGCCCTGGTCTGCGCGTCCGACGCCCTGGCGCTCGGGGCGCTCGCGGCGGTCGTGGACGCGGGAGCCACCCCCGGCCGGGACGTCGCGATCACCGGGTTCGACGACTCCGACCTGGCGTCGTTCGCCCGCCCGGGGCTGACGAGCCTGCGGCAACCGATCAGACTGGTGGCGCAGACCCTCGTCGAGCAGGTGCTGGACCGGCTCGGCGTCGGCCTCGGGCACCGTCCGGCCCCGGCCGGGCTGGTCCCGCCCGAGCTCGTCGTCCGGGACTCCAGCGCCGGGCCCGCACCCCGCGACGCCGTCGCCGGACCCACCAGCCGCACCACCGCCGCCTGA
- a CDS encoding LacI family DNA-binding transcriptional regulator — MPTPDAPRAATARAAARVPRVTIRAVAEHAGVSRQTVSNALNAPDRLSPGTLERVRRSVTALGYRPDHAARALTSRRSGLIGIRVGATAHRTPRRTPTDCCTSSSRRPGRTATGSSRSTPRTGTTPRRPPPTPSCWPPATWTP; from the coding sequence ATGCCCACGCCCGACGCCCCGCGCGCCGCCACCGCGCGCGCCGCCGCGCGCGTCCCGCGGGTGACCATCCGCGCGGTGGCCGAGCACGCGGGCGTCTCCCGGCAGACGGTCTCGAACGCGCTCAACGCGCCGGACCGGCTGTCTCCCGGCACGCTGGAGCGCGTGCGCCGCTCCGTCACCGCGCTCGGGTACCGGCCCGACCACGCCGCCCGCGCCCTGACCTCGCGCCGCTCCGGGCTCATCGGGATCCGGGTCGGCGCGACGGCCCACCGCACCCCGCGGCGCACCCCGACCGACTGCTGCACGAGCTCGTCGCGGCGGCCCGGCCGCACGGCTACCGGTTCCTCGCGTTCGACGCCCCGTACGGGGACGACGCCGCGGAGACCGCCGCCTACGCCGAGCTGCTGGCCGCCGGCGACGTGGACGCCGTGA
- a CDS encoding AGE family epimerase/isomerase translates to MTWLTTPAHARWLETETDRLLAFGKAAAAPSGGFLRLDDVGRPLPGPAELWITCRMTHVYALAHLLGRPGSAALVDHGLAALDGLFRDAEHGGWYAEVDADGTPRDDAKAAYPHAFVVLATSSAVAAGRPGAQALLRAALEVSERRFWDEEAGMAVESWDRTFTELDTYRGVNANMHTVEAYLAAHGVTGERVWLDRAVRILTRVVHGFARDNAWRIPEHFDAGWNADLEYNADSPAHPFRPYGATVGHWLEWARLTLHARASLTAAGDVAPAWMVEDATALFDASVREGWSVDGAPGFVYTVDWSGKPVVRERMHWVAAEGIAAAAALHAATGEQRFDDWYATWWDYAAEHLLDHEGGSWWHELGTDNRVSRTVWEGKADLYHAVQATLIPRLPLAPVLAPALAQGLLD, encoded by the coding sequence ATGACGTGGCTGACGACGCCCGCGCACGCCCGCTGGCTCGAGACCGAGACCGACCGCCTGCTCGCCTTCGGGAAGGCCGCCGCCGCCCCGTCCGGCGGGTTCCTCCGCCTGGACGACGTGGGCCGGCCGCTGCCGGGGCCCGCCGAGCTGTGGATCACCTGCCGGATGACGCACGTGTACGCGCTGGCCCACCTGCTCGGGCGGCCGGGCTCCGCGGCGCTGGTCGACCACGGCCTCGCCGCGCTCGACGGGCTGTTCCGGGACGCCGAGCACGGCGGCTGGTACGCCGAGGTGGACGCCGACGGGACACCGCGCGACGACGCGAAGGCGGCGTACCCGCACGCGTTCGTCGTGCTCGCGACGTCCTCCGCGGTCGCCGCGGGCCGGCCGGGCGCCCAGGCGCTGCTGCGCGCGGCGCTCGAGGTCTCCGAGCGGCGGTTCTGGGACGAGGAGGCCGGGATGGCCGTCGAGTCCTGGGACCGGACGTTCACCGAGCTCGACACCTACCGCGGCGTCAACGCCAACATGCACACGGTCGAGGCGTACCTCGCCGCGCACGGCGTGACCGGCGAGCGGGTGTGGCTCGACCGCGCCGTGCGGATCCTCACCCGCGTGGTGCACGGCTTCGCGCGGGACAACGCCTGGCGGATCCCCGAGCACTTCGACGCCGGGTGGAACGCGGACCTGGAGTACAACGCCGACTCCCCGGCGCACCCGTTCCGGCCGTACGGCGCGACCGTGGGGCACTGGCTGGAGTGGGCGCGGCTCACCCTGCACGCCCGGGCCTCGCTCACCGCCGCCGGCGACGTCGCCCCCGCCTGGATGGTCGAGGACGCCACGGCGCTGTTCGACGCGTCCGTCCGCGAGGGCTGGTCCGTCGACGGCGCACCCGGGTTCGTCTACACCGTCGACTGGTCCGGGAAGCCGGTCGTGCGCGAGCGGATGCACTGGGTGGCCGCCGAGGGCATCGCCGCGGCCGCCGCCCTGCACGCCGCCACCGGCGAGCAGCGGTTCGACGACTGGTACGCGACCTGGTGGGACTACGCCGCCGAGCACCTGCTCGACCACGAGGGCGGCTCCTGGTGGCACGAGCTCGGCACCGACAACCGGGTGTCGCGCACGGTCTGGGAGGGCAAGGCCGACCTCTACCACGCGGTGCAGGCGACGCTGATCCCGCGGCTGCCGCTCGCGCCCGTGCTCGCCCCGGCTCTGGCGCAGGGGCTGCTGGACTGA
- a CDS encoding SLC13 family permease, with protein MPRPRRAVPWWAVALVPAVAVVLTGALPRADAVALAERVGPVLLFVAALTVVAELCGSAGLFDLATDAAARASGGRRWLLWLLLVGIAVASTVLLSLDTTAVLLTPLAITLARRTRTSPLLLVLTVVALANTASLLLPVSNLTNLLADHRFAEQGVGYLGVMWAPALASVVVTVAVLAVRGRRDLRGRFEQGERYVPPDRALVVATGTTVGVMAVGFVAGLPVWAVALGAAAALLVAFAVRRRPVPGRARDLVPWRMILVVGALFVVVETLHVRGLGDWVLDAAPAGADAGALLGVAGLSAAVANVVNNLPAYLLLEPVAGEDVRRLAAVLIGTGVGPLLTPWASLATVLWWRRCRQAMVHVPVRAFVVQGLWLAPLCVVASVLALAAVA; from the coding sequence GTGCCCAGGCCCCGGCGTGCCGTCCCGTGGTGGGCGGTCGCGCTGGTGCCGGCCGTCGCCGTGGTGCTCACGGGCGCCCTGCCGCGGGCGGACGCGGTGGCGCTCGCGGAGCGGGTCGGCCCGGTGCTGCTCTTCGTCGCGGCGCTGACCGTGGTGGCGGAGCTGTGCGGGTCGGCCGGGCTGTTCGACCTCGCGACGGACGCCGCCGCGCGCGCCTCGGGCGGCCGGCGCTGGCTGCTGTGGCTGCTGCTCGTCGGGATCGCGGTCGCGTCGACCGTGCTGCTGTCGCTCGACACCACGGCGGTGCTGCTGACGCCGCTGGCGATCACCCTGGCCCGGCGGACCCGGACGTCGCCGCTGCTGCTGGTGCTGACGGTCGTGGCCCTGGCGAACACCGCGTCGCTGCTGCTCCCGGTCTCCAACCTCACCAACCTGCTCGCCGACCACCGGTTCGCCGAGCAGGGCGTCGGCTACCTGGGCGTGATGTGGGCACCGGCGCTCGCGTCCGTCGTCGTGACCGTCGCCGTGCTCGCCGTCCGCGGGCGCCGGGACCTGCGCGGCCGGTTCGAGCAGGGCGAGCGGTACGTCCCGCCGGACCGCGCGCTGGTGGTCGCGACCGGGACGACGGTCGGTGTGATGGCGGTCGGGTTCGTCGCCGGGCTGCCGGTGTGGGCGGTGGCCCTGGGGGCGGCGGCCGCGCTGCTGGTGGCGTTCGCGGTGCGCCGCCGGCCGGTGCCGGGCCGGGCGCGGGACCTGGTGCCGTGGCGGATGATCCTGGTCGTCGGCGCGCTGTTCGTGGTCGTCGAGACCCTGCACGTCCGCGGCCTCGGCGACTGGGTCCTCGACGCGGCGCCGGCCGGCGCGGACGCGGGTGCGCTGCTAGGGGTCGCCGGGCTGTCCGCCGCCGTCGCGAACGTGGTGAACAACCTGCCCGCGTACCTGCTGCTCGAGCCGGTCGCCGGCGAGGACGTCCGGCGGCTCGCGGCCGTGCTGATCGGGACCGGCGTCGGGCCGCTGCTGACCCCGTGGGCCTCGCTCGCCACCGTGCTGTGGTGGCGACGGTGCCGGCAGGCGATGGTGCACGTGCCGGTGCGGGCGTTCGTGGTGCAGGGGCTGTGGCTGGCACCGCTCTGCGTGGTGGCGTCGGTGCTGGCGCTCGCGGCCGTGGCCTGA
- a CDS encoding helix-turn-helix domain-containing protein gives MAESRRPRTVPPTPAPPADAPADLEPVLEAVGPRLRDLRQRRGATLADLSRSTGISVSTLSRLESGQRRPTLELLLPLARAHQVPLDELVGAPETGDPRVHLSPVERHGVTFVPLSRRQGGLQAYKQVFPAGHNPGPVDPRTHEGYEWMYVLSGRMRLVLGDHDLMIEPGEAVEFDTRIPHWFTNPGPGAAEVLTLWGPQGERMHVRARSTTRS, from the coding sequence ATGGCCGAGTCCCGTCGCCCCCGCACCGTCCCGCCGACGCCGGCGCCCCCCGCCGACGCACCCGCCGACCTGGAGCCCGTCCTCGAGGCCGTCGGCCCCCGGCTGCGCGACCTCCGCCAGCGCCGCGGCGCCACGCTGGCCGACCTGTCCCGCAGCACCGGGATCTCGGTCAGCACGCTGTCGCGCCTGGAGTCCGGGCAGCGCCGCCCGACCCTGGAGCTGCTGCTGCCGCTGGCCCGCGCGCACCAGGTCCCGCTGGACGAGCTGGTCGGCGCCCCCGAGACCGGCGACCCGCGGGTGCACCTGTCCCCCGTCGAGCGGCACGGGGTCACCTTCGTCCCGCTGAGCCGGCGGCAGGGCGGCCTCCAGGCCTACAAGCAGGTGTTCCCCGCGGGCCACAACCCGGGGCCCGTCGACCCCCGCACCCACGAGGGCTACGAGTGGATGTACGTGCTGTCCGGCCGGATGCGCCTGGTGCTCGGCGACCACGACCTGATGATCGAGCCCGGGGAGGCCGTCGAGTTCGACACCCGGATCCCGCACTGGTTCACCAACCCGGGGCCCGGCGCCGCCGAGGTGCTGACGCTCTGGGGCCCGCAGGGCGAGCGCATGCACGTCCGCGCCCGCTCGACCACGAGGTCCTGA
- a CDS encoding FAD-dependent oxidoreductase encodes MVTEQHDVLVVGGGAAGLGGALTLARARRSVLVVHDGAPRNAPAAHMHAYLGLDGLPPAELLARGRAEVEGYGAEVVEDRVVDVRRDGDGFRAALAGGRVVRSRRVLVATGLVDALPDVPGLAARWGRDVLHCPFCHGWEVRDRAVAVLGSGPVAVHQAQLWRGWTGDVTLFLGGTGGTGGAGAAGGDGLTDDDWERLAALGVRVVEGPVAGLEVADDVLTGVKLATGTVLACDAVVVATGLGARLDGLEGLGLPTEPVTMGDRVIGTRVAAAPDGSTTVPGVRVAGNVTDLRAQVQVAAAAGLTAGAALVAELAVEDADAAVARYRAEQAAPFSGRAEREVAARRAGAGAIGL; translated from the coding sequence ATGGTGACGGAGCAGCACGACGTGCTGGTGGTCGGCGGCGGCGCGGCGGGGCTGGGCGGCGCGCTCACCCTGGCCCGCGCGCGGCGCAGCGTGCTCGTGGTGCACGACGGCGCGCCCCGGAACGCGCCCGCGGCGCACATGCACGCCTACCTCGGGCTGGACGGGCTGCCGCCGGCCGAGCTGCTGGCGCGCGGCCGGGCCGAGGTCGAGGGCTACGGCGCCGAGGTCGTCGAGGACCGGGTCGTCGACGTCCGGCGCGACGGCGACGGGTTCCGCGCGGCGCTCGCGGGCGGTCGCGTCGTCCGGTCGCGCCGGGTGCTGGTCGCGACCGGGCTCGTGGACGCCCTGCCGGACGTTCCCGGGCTCGCGGCGCGCTGGGGCCGCGACGTGCTGCACTGCCCGTTCTGCCACGGCTGGGAGGTCCGGGACCGGGCCGTCGCGGTCCTCGGGTCCGGCCCGGTGGCGGTGCACCAGGCGCAGCTGTGGCGCGGCTGGACCGGGGACGTGACGCTGTTCCTGGGCGGCACCGGCGGCACCGGCGGGGCCGGTGCGGCCGGCGGGGACGGGCTGACCGACGACGACTGGGAGCGGCTCGCCGCGCTGGGCGTACGGGTCGTCGAGGGCCCCGTGGCGGGGCTGGAGGTGGCGGACGACGTGCTGACCGGCGTGAAGCTGGCGACCGGGACGGTGCTGGCGTGCGACGCCGTCGTCGTCGCCACGGGCCTGGGGGCGCGGCTCGACGGGCTGGAGGGCCTGGGCCTGCCGACCGAGCCGGTGACGATGGGCGACCGCGTGATCGGCACCCGGGTCGCCGCCGCGCCGGACGGATCCACGACCGTGCCCGGCGTGCGGGTCGCGGGCAACGTCACGGACCTGCGGGCGCAGGTGCAGGTCGCCGCGGCGGCCGGCCTGACCGCGGGGGCCGCGCTGGTCGCCGAGCTCGCCGTCGAGGACGCCGACGCCGCCGTGGCGCGGTACCGGGCGGAGCAGGCGGCGCCGTTCTCGGGGCGCGCGGAGCGCGAGGTGGCCGCGCGCCGGGCGGGCGCCGGGGCGATCGGGCTGTGA
- a CDS encoding bifunctional 2-polyprenyl-6-hydroxyphenol methylase/3-demethylubiquinol 3-O-methyltransferase UbiG: MTARDEVAAGWSRGGDDEEERGMGQQHGGAEEAGTHGHAHGHGGDPGEVRHDREFWEDRYRSAPRVWSGRPNPQLVDEVGDLAPGRALDVACGEGGDALWLAGRGWAVTAVDLAQTALDRVAAAAAEAGPEVAGRVRTERADIATWDAGDGAYDLVTTHFLHLPPAVRAVAFDRMARAVAPGGTLLVVAHHASDLRTTIGRPDLPELFFDPEDVVAALDPADWEVPVAEARPRTATDPDGREVTIRDTVVRAVRRG, encoded by the coding sequence GTGACGGCGCGCGACGAGGTCGCCGCGGGGTGGTCCCGCGGCGGGGACGACGAGGAGGAGCGGGGCATGGGGCAGCAGCACGGCGGGGCCGAGGAGGCCGGTACGCACGGCCACGCGCACGGGCACGGCGGGGACCCGGGCGAGGTGCGGCACGACCGGGAGTTCTGGGAGGACCGGTACCGCTCGGCGCCTCGGGTGTGGAGCGGCCGGCCGAACCCGCAGCTGGTCGACGAGGTCGGCGACCTGGCGCCGGGGCGCGCGCTCGACGTCGCGTGCGGCGAGGGCGGCGACGCCCTGTGGCTCGCCGGCCGCGGCTGGGCGGTCACGGCAGTCGACCTCGCGCAGACGGCGCTCGACCGGGTCGCGGCCGCCGCCGCGGAGGCCGGGCCGGAGGTCGCCGGGCGGGTGCGGACGGAGCGGGCCGACATCGCGACGTGGGACGCCGGGGACGGCGCGTACGACCTGGTGACGACGCACTTCCTGCACCTGCCGCCGGCCGTCCGGGCCGTGGCGTTCGACCGGATGGCGCGCGCGGTGGCCCCGGGCGGCACGCTGCTGGTCGTCGCGCACCACGCGAGCGACCTGCGCACCACCATCGGGCGCCCGGACCTGCCGGAGCTGTTCTTCGACCCCGAGGACGTGGTCGCGGCGCTCGACCCCGCGGACTGGGAGGTGCCGGTGGCCGAGGCGCGGCCCCGCACGGCGACCGACCCGGACGGCCGGGAGGTCACGATCCGGGACACGGTCGTGCGGGCGGTGCGCCGGGGCTGA
- a CDS encoding heme-degrading domain-containing protein, producing the protein MSDDTEVRALIAEVERQERDLRFATFTNDDAWELGTLLVRLATERGLPVTVDIRRGAQQLFHAARPGTVADNDSWIQRKVRVVERFGTSSYLQGLRARAKGTTFGAVHELPLQEYAAHGGAFPVHVEGVGVVGVVTVSGLPQADDHALVTEAVRTFLDG; encoded by the coding sequence ATGAGCGACGACACCGAGGTCCGGGCCCTGATCGCCGAGGTCGAGCGGCAGGAGCGCGACCTGCGCTTCGCCACCTTCACCAACGACGACGCGTGGGAGCTCGGGACGCTGCTGGTCCGGCTGGCCACCGAGCGCGGGCTGCCCGTGACCGTCGACATCCGGCGCGGCGCGCAGCAGCTGTTCCACGCCGCGCGGCCCGGGACGGTCGCGGACAACGACTCCTGGATCCAGCGCAAGGTCCGGGTCGTCGAGCGGTTCGGCACGTCGTCGTACCTGCAGGGGCTGCGGGCGCGCGCGAAGGGGACGACGTTCGGCGCGGTGCACGAGCTGCCGCTGCAGGAGTACGCCGCGCACGGCGGGGCCTTCCCGGTGCACGTCGAGGGCGTCGGGGTCGTGGGCGTGGTGACGGTCTCGGGCCTCCCGCAGGCCGACGACCACGCCCTGGTGACGGAGGCGGTGCGGACCTTCCTCGACGGCTGA
- a CDS encoding alpha/beta family hydrolase has protein sequence MSPDVPSLEIDTPQGPARAHLHLPAGAAPGADGRVAVPGALVLGHGAGGGVDAPDLRAVTAAATALGLAVALVEQPYRVAGKRVGPRGPALDEAWTAVVTDLRARALDVPLVTGGRSAGARTACRTALATGAVGVLCLAFPTQPPGRPDAPSRLPELDAAGVTVLVVQGTTDPYGTPPTSPTRRVVPVPGDHSLKKDTHAVATAVTAWLPTVLPLP, from the coding sequence GTGAGCCCCGACGTCCCGAGCCTCGAGATCGACACCCCGCAGGGGCCCGCGCGGGCGCACCTGCACCTGCCCGCCGGCGCCGCGCCCGGCGCGGACGGGCGGGTGGCCGTCCCCGGCGCGCTCGTGCTCGGGCACGGGGCCGGCGGCGGGGTCGACGCCCCGGACCTCCGCGCGGTCACGGCGGCCGCCACCGCCCTGGGCCTGGCGGTGGCGCTCGTCGAGCAGCCGTACCGCGTCGCCGGCAAGCGGGTCGGCCCCCGCGGCCCCGCCCTGGACGAGGCGTGGACCGCGGTCGTCACGGACCTGCGGGCCCGCGCCCTGGACGTCCCGCTGGTCACGGGCGGCCGGTCGGCGGGCGCCCGCACCGCGTGCCGGACGGCGCTCGCCACCGGCGCCGTCGGCGTGCTCTGCCTGGCGTTCCCCACGCAGCCGCCGGGACGGCCGGACGCCCCGAGCCGGCTCCCCGAGCTCGACGCCGCGGGCGTGACGGTGCTGGTGGTCCAGGGCACGACCGACCCCTACGGCACCCCGCCGACCTCGCCGACGCGTCGGGTGGTCCCGGTCCCGGGTGACCACTCCCTGAAGAAGGACACCCACGCGGTCGCCACCGCCGTCACGGCCTGGCTCCCCACCGTCCTGCCGCTCCCCTGA
- the rpmF gene encoding 50S ribosomal protein L32: protein MAVPKRKLSRSNTRARRSQWKATPVPLVAARTPDGDVVEVPRRLLRAVERGLVDPR from the coding sequence ATGGCGGTCCCGAAGCGGAAGCTGTCCCGGTCGAACACCCGCGCCCGGCGGTCGCAGTGGAAGGCGACCCCGGTGCCGCTCGTGGCGGCGCGCACCCCGGACGGCGACGTGGTCGAGGTCCCGCGCCGCCTGCTCCGCGCGGTCGAGCGGGGCCTGGTGGACCCGCGCTGA
- the ykgO gene encoding type B 50S ribosomal protein L36, with amino-acid sequence MKVRASLASLKKKEGSIVVRRHGKTFVINKKNPRWKARQG; translated from the coding sequence ATGAAGGTGCGCGCGTCGCTCGCGTCGCTGAAGAAGAAGGAGGGCTCGATCGTGGTGCGGCGCCACGGCAAGACCTTCGTGATCAACAAGAAGAACCCGCGCTGGAAGGCGAGGCAGGGCTGA
- a CDS encoding type B 50S ribosomal protein L31, with protein MKQGIHPEYRPVVFRDVSADFAFLTRSTITSEKTVEWSDGRTYPVVDVDVSSASHPFYTGRSRVLDTAGRVEKFRQRYGLATPKETR; from the coding sequence ATGAAGCAGGGCATCCACCCCGAGTACCGACCCGTGGTGTTCCGTGACGTCAGCGCGGACTTCGCGTTCCTGACCCGGTCGACGATCACGTCTGAGAAGACCGTCGAGTGGTCGGACGGCAGGACGTACCCCGTCGTCGACGTCGACGTCTCCTCCGCGAGCCACCCGTTCTACACGGGCAGGTCCCGCGTCCTGGACACCGCGGGCCGCGTCGAGAAGTTCCGGCAGCGCTACGGCCTGGCCACCCCCAAGGAGACCCGATGA
- the rpsN gene encoding 30S ribosomal protein S14: protein MAKKSKIAKNEQRRAVVARYAERRLELKAAAVDPHRSEAERVAARAALQALPRDASPTRVRNRDVADGRPRGYVGKFGLSRVRMRQMAHRGELPGVTKSSW from the coding sequence ATGGCCAAGAAGAGCAAGATCGCGAAGAACGAGCAGCGCCGGGCCGTCGTGGCCCGGTACGCCGAGCGGCGCCTGGAGCTGAAGGCCGCCGCGGTGGACCCGCACCGGTCCGAGGCCGAGCGGGTCGCGGCGCGCGCCGCACTGCAGGCGCTCCCCCGCGACGCCAGCCCCACCCGCGTCCGCAACCGGGACGTCGCCGACGGCCGGCCGCGCGGGTACGTGGGCAAGTTCGGGCTGTCGCGCGTGCGGATGCGGCAGATGGCGCACCGCGGCGAGCTGCCCGGTGTCACGAAGTCGAGCTGGTGA
- the rpmG gene encoding 50S ribosomal protein L33 codes for MARAADVRPIIKLRSTAGTGFTYVTRKNRRNDPDRLVLSKYDPVVRRHVDFKEER; via the coding sequence ATGGCCCGCGCCGCCGACGTCCGCCCGATCATCAAGCTGCGCTCCACAGCGGGGACCGGCTTCACCTACGTCACCCGCAAGAACCGCCGCAACGACCCCGACCGCCTCGTGCTGAGCAAGTACGACCCCGTGGTGCGGCGGCACGTCGACTTCAAGGAGGAGCGCTGA
- a CDS encoding CobW-like GTP-binding protein, with amino-acid sequence MSRHDLTPLLVLATVDPLLRDAVAFGVVVDRPRTVVLRHDIVDGPDGGGIRRVVADASGVVEDVLVPLEHACLSCSVREDAVPTLERLARDPRWDAVLLALPVSAESLPVTRALGWAVRRGGGLRSLRLAGVVAALDLATLEHDLLGDDLLDESAGSRSPRTTGARSARRSRPRSGTPTSCWWRGTRRSTRSRPTCSTTCGRPTVAGSTGCTPRTSRRCSPGSTTCGPATGGSTRGSPRRCRVRRPRTGCGRSS; translated from the coding sequence ATGTCCCGACACGACCTCACGCCCCTGCTCGTGCTCGCCACCGTCGACCCGCTGCTCCGCGACGCCGTCGCGTTCGGCGTCGTCGTCGACCGGCCCCGGACCGTCGTGCTGCGGCACGACATCGTCGACGGACCCGACGGCGGGGGCATCCGCCGGGTGGTCGCCGACGCGTCCGGCGTCGTCGAGGACGTGCTGGTCCCGCTCGAGCACGCCTGCCTGAGCTGCTCGGTGCGCGAGGACGCCGTGCCCACGCTGGAGCGGCTCGCGCGCGACCCGCGCTGGGACGCCGTGCTGCTCGCGCTCCCGGTGTCGGCGGAGTCGCTGCCCGTGACCCGCGCGCTCGGCTGGGCGGTCCGCCGCGGGGGCGGGCTGCGGTCGCTGCGCCTCGCCGGGGTCGTCGCGGCGCTCGACCTCGCGACGTTGGAGCACGACCTGCTCGGCGACGACCTGCTCGACGAGAGCGCGGGCTCGCGCTCACCCAGGACGACGGGCGCGCGGTCGGCGAGGCGCTCGCGGCCCAGGTCGGGCACGCCGACGTCGTGCTGGTGGCGGGGGACCCGGCGGAGCACCCGGTCGCGTCCGACCTGCTCGACCACGTGCGGGCGGCCGACGGTCGCCGGGTCGACGGGGTGTACGCCGCGGACGTCGCGGCGCTGCTCGCCGGGCAGCACGACGTGCGGGCCGGCGACCGGCGGCTCGACCCGCGGCTCGCCGCGCCGGTGCCGGGTGCGCCGACCGCGCACGGGGTGTGGACGCTCGAGCTGA